In the Malus domestica chromosome 16, GDT2T_hap1 genome, one interval contains:
- the LOC139192664 gene encoding cytochrome b-c1 complex subunit 8-like — protein MGKIPVKMRAVVYALSPFQQKVMPGLWKDFTGKIHHKVSENWLSATFLLTPLVATYSYVQYYQEQEKLEHRY, from the exons atggggaAGATTCCGGTGAAGATGAGAGCAGTGGTGTACGCGCTGTCGCCGTTTCAGCAGAAGGTGATGCCCGGCCTCTGGAAGGACTTCACCGGCAAGATCCACCACAAGGTCTCCGAGAACTGGCTCAGCGCCACCTTCCTCCTCACTCCTCTCGTCGCCACCTACTC GTACGTGCAGTATTACCAGGAGCAGGAGAAGTTGGAACACAGGTACTGA